One window from the genome of Aeromonas sp. FDAARGOS 1405 encodes:
- a CDS encoding CRISPR-associated endonuclease Cas2, translated as MTTKPLWLIGYDISCPRRLRRMQRRCAEAGWPLQKSLYLLPLTSAERLALCDELKGLIEPEQDRLLCLPFSVVEGSFHLGPRGPVLLFHDDPRLADYVF; from the coding sequence ATGACCACTAAACCGCTCTGGCTGATCGGCTATGACATCAGTTGTCCACGGCGCTTGCGCCGGATGCAACGCCGCTGTGCCGAGGCCGGCTGGCCACTGCAAAAATCCCTCTATCTGCTGCCGCTGACTTCTGCAGAACGCCTCGCCCTCTGTGATGAGCTGAAGGGGCTGATCGAGCCGGAGCAGGATCGCCTGCTCTGCCTGCCCTTTTCAGTCGTCGAAGGAAGCTTTCATCTGGGCCCTCGTGGTCCGGTACTGCTCTTTCACGACGATCCCCGGCTGGCGGATTATGTATTTTGA
- a CDS encoding GTPase → MSDPFTPFQLRLAKLTDASRAAHDREARLLAQLDQLQQQLALPAPLAARAANSALAADAAQLTTTLSNLATGWQQEWQNQAPMRALSEQLADRLVLLIYGKVNAGKSSLINYLSERLGATLMASAQAFILREGSLLPHPLPLAEGATETTREIAVILIGDKLALIDTPGLHSVTRANGELARRFTDSADALLWITPSTNPGLIHELDALAAELTLGKPLLPVISRSDIQQESWDEASHQVVSKLVAKSPERREQQEEDLYQRAQQHLLSKGTLRQAISLSVACAKTAPDSDHGLDRLGEALATLTEQALRYKPAKWQAQLDYFIQRSVIAPLEHQLKPALTRLEQALWRIEQALPILRQTLQEEALISLLDAWPTLVERHQEGQQRDQLLNDYRTLREQTLATLIERHLAPLLATLPTPASLLQVSELGEYRDRYVTWQEPAHPGRHSLTRLGAGLLGGLAGALGGPVVSAISALAAAAIADKFMGAPTEHTRRQRVGFDNSDLLGKGCSAIEQDLQRAIDTLIDQIRQDYLSPLQSYLDGVTQCITALPHCTTPVEQSAFS, encoded by the coding sequence ATGAGTGATCCCTTCACCCCTTTTCAGCTGAGACTGGCCAAGTTGACCGATGCCTCACGGGCTGCCCATGATAGAGAGGCGAGGTTACTGGCTCAGCTTGACCAGTTGCAACAACAACTGGCCTTGCCCGCCCCGTTGGCAGCGCGAGCCGCCAACTCTGCGCTGGCAGCCGATGCGGCGCAGCTCACGACGACTCTCAGCAATCTGGCCACCGGCTGGCAGCAAGAGTGGCAAAACCAGGCACCGATGCGAGCCCTGAGCGAACAACTGGCCGACCGGTTGGTACTGCTGATTTATGGCAAGGTGAACGCCGGGAAATCGAGCCTTATCAACTATCTCAGCGAACGACTTGGCGCCACACTGATGGCCAGTGCACAGGCCTTTATCCTGCGTGAAGGCAGCCTTCTCCCCCACCCTTTACCACTTGCGGAAGGGGCCACTGAAACCACCCGCGAGATTGCGGTGATCCTGATCGGCGACAAACTGGCCTTGATCGATACCCCGGGGTTGCACTCGGTCACCCGGGCCAACGGCGAGCTGGCAAGGCGCTTTACCGATAGCGCCGATGCCCTGCTCTGGATCACCCCCTCCACCAATCCGGGACTGATCCATGAACTCGATGCCCTTGCTGCAGAGCTGACCCTGGGCAAGCCCCTGCTGCCGGTGATCAGTCGCAGCGACATCCAGCAAGAGAGTTGGGATGAAGCCAGCCATCAGGTGGTGAGCAAGCTGGTTGCCAAGTCCCCCGAGCGACGTGAGCAACAAGAGGAGGATCTCTATCAGCGCGCACAGCAGCACCTGCTCAGCAAGGGGACGCTACGTCAGGCTATCAGTCTCTCCGTGGCCTGCGCCAAAACAGCTCCTGATTCTGATCATGGTCTGGACAGGCTGGGAGAGGCGCTTGCCACCCTCACCGAGCAAGCACTGCGCTATAAACCCGCCAAGTGGCAAGCTCAGCTCGATTATTTTATTCAGCGCAGCGTAATCGCTCCCCTTGAGCATCAGTTAAAACCAGCACTGACCCGGCTGGAGCAGGCCTTGTGGCGGATCGAGCAAGCGCTCCCCATCCTGCGGCAAACCCTGCAAGAAGAAGCGCTGATCTCGCTGCTTGACGCCTGGCCGACACTGGTTGAACGCCATCAAGAGGGACAGCAGCGAGACCAACTTCTCAACGACTATCGGACGCTGCGTGAACAGACACTGGCAACGCTGATCGAGCGCCATCTCGCTCCACTGCTGGCCACACTCCCCACCCCAGCCAGCCTGCTTCAGGTGAGCGAATTGGGGGAGTATCGGGATCGCTATGTTACCTGGCAGGAGCCTGCCCATCCGGGCAGGCACAGCCTAACCCGCCTGGGCGCTGGCCTGCTGGGAGGGTTGGCGGGAGCACTGGGTGGCCCGGTTGTCAGCGCAATCTCCGCGCTGGCAGCTGCAGCTATCGCAGATAAATTTATGGGAGCGCCGACCGAGCATACCCGCAGACAACGGGTTGGGTTTGATAACAGCGACCTGCTCGGTAAAGGGTGCTCGGCCATCGAGCAGGATCTGCAGAGGGCAATCGATACCTTGATCGACCAGATCCGGCAAGATTACCTCTCCCCCCTGCAAAGCTATCTGGATGGCGTGACCCAGTGCATCACCGCATTGCCCCATTGCACCACGCCTGTCGAACAGAGTGCATTTTCATAA
- a CDS encoding GTPase, with protein MLHTPQAQLQQRLIALQQTLQATPAGMPLARTLASWLTRLHDQPATLLLLGNYNAGKSTLVNVLSGEALAPTGDIPLTDRVIDYPWQGLCLRDTPGLNAPIPHQAVTEAALASADLVVVVVRSGDVDEACLYHQLASLLQRGNPLLIVLNGDSSEPALLACWQQQLCRHLLALEQEGIPPAQLAAIPVIPLNLETAWQARQQGGPLLAASGYPLLASTLQQWATRQLAGEPWRAPLLACLQQGLTQLLQQGAAEPASQSLLTARQQLQHLAQRLQKQGRLQLTCQLNAQRPALTAALHSTDPQTRVAMLVETLCHGLQSWLASEQPDRQWRALNPMTQPLPHTAPAGPLTDPVDEAMKLGMPLLQGGLAKVGGRLNLAISLLLGAAEIYRQQREQSRQAELARDAKLLEMQQLSALSQQLESTIALALDEAIRATLAEPLTRLEQQLAELARQASADARQRLMWEQWQEEITIMLAPQDAPFGDITDSPSAA; from the coding sequence ATGCTCCATACTCCCCAGGCCCAGCTGCAACAGCGTCTCATAGCCCTGCAGCAGACCTTGCAGGCCACCCCGGCTGGCATGCCGCTGGCCCGGACACTCGCCAGCTGGCTGACCCGACTACACGACCAGCCCGCCACCTTGCTGCTGCTTGGCAACTACAACGCAGGCAAAAGCACCCTGGTCAATGTGCTTAGCGGCGAGGCGCTGGCACCGACCGGCGATATCCCGCTGACCGACCGGGTGATCGACTACCCCTGGCAGGGGCTCTGCCTGCGCGATACCCCGGGGCTGAACGCCCCCATTCCCCATCAGGCGGTCACCGAGGCGGCGCTGGCCAGCGCCGATCTGGTGGTCGTGGTGGTGCGCAGCGGTGATGTGGATGAGGCGTGCCTCTATCACCAGCTGGCCTCCCTGCTGCAACGTGGCAACCCCTTGCTGATCGTGCTCAATGGCGATAGCAGCGAACCCGCTTTACTCGCCTGTTGGCAACAGCAGCTCTGCCGCCATCTGCTGGCGCTGGAGCAGGAGGGGATCCCCCCTGCGCAACTGGCTGCCATCCCGGTGATCCCCCTTAATCTGGAGACCGCCTGGCAGGCCCGCCAGCAAGGTGGCCCCCTGCTGGCCGCCAGCGGCTACCCACTGCTGGCAAGCACCTTACAACAGTGGGCCACCCGACAACTGGCCGGCGAACCCTGGCGAGCCCCGCTATTGGCCTGTCTGCAACAAGGGCTGACCCAGCTGTTGCAACAGGGGGCAGCAGAGCCGGCGAGTCAGTCGCTGCTGACGGCGCGACAACAACTGCAACATCTGGCACAGCGGCTACAAAAACAGGGGCGGTTGCAACTGACCTGCCAGTTGAACGCGCAGCGCCCCGCGCTGACGGCGGCGCTCCACAGCACAGACCCACAAACCCGGGTTGCCATGCTGGTTGAAACGCTCTGTCACGGGCTGCAAAGCTGGCTTGCCAGCGAACAACCCGATCGGCAGTGGCGCGCCCTTAATCCGATGACGCAGCCATTGCCTCACACTGCCCCGGCGGGGCCGCTCACCGATCCGGTCGATGAGGCAATGAAGCTCGGTATGCCGCTATTACAGGGGGGGCTCGCCAAGGTGGGAGGGCGGCTTAATCTGGCTATCTCCCTGCTGCTGGGTGCTGCCGAGATCTATCGCCAACAGCGTGAACAGTCACGGCAAGCCGAGCTGGCTCGCGATGCAAAGCTGCTTGAGATGCAACAACTCAGCGCCCTCAGCCAACAGCTGGAAAGCACGATCGCACTGGCACTGGACGAGGCGATCCGGGCCACCCTGGCCGAGCCGCTGACGAGACTTGAGCAACAGCTGGCCGAACTGGCTCGCCAAGCCAGTGCCGATGCCCGGCAGCGGTTGATGTGGGAGCAGTGGCAGGAGGAGATAACCATCATGCTGGCCCCGCAGGATGCACCATTTGGTGACATCACCGACAGCCCAAGTGCGGCGTGA
- a CDS encoding DUF262 domain-containing protein gives MQHESKLTTLADIIADKRLFNIPIYQRLYVWGSDQIKVLLDDLVAACEADKDVFYLGGTLVIEQGKTACGHPLLDLIDGQQRFTTLWLLSVVMERLLPPSRDEQAAHNPLTDFRCTWFGDSREPRIRFAIRPGVSRFFTALLDGRAVPDEPQASALSYAMQVMEGYFSDRTDERSRVDLVKLGRFIRERVQLVLTRVPANTDLNKLFEVINNRGVQLQHHEILKARLLALLPERSEREVYGQMWDACSFMGAYVEKNLRTVKGLKLIPLYDADEAKRDQERLADPRAVRDALLALDNQQDIQPHSLEEILNGAALLTESSSEDTRNEEAYEADDVRSVIGFPMLLQHVLRLFLLRSQRDDIGKILDKELLQIFQIHWLEGLSQCDKQKQANEVRYFIELLWRCRYLFDKHVIKWISDENNEENHGIRRLRVNESRGYRSLIRDSRDAESDFAMLQSMLYHSQQLTTHYWLTPLLNYLLDHGGENAHCYLQYLDNHLLCSESEQPLIVRTREFVLNPWSRAYPLRDMQAVLTANEGTDFSHYWFYKLEYILWDRYRTQKGSAWQAFRMTARNSVEHVSPQQPESFDTNQVAPELRDCFGNLGLVSRSINSEYGNKPYAEKRARFRERNAARVDSLKLALIYEHEQWNGELAQAHQQKMIEEYQQYFAAVERYPGTIGTSAEE, from the coding sequence TGATCTGGTTGCGGCCTGCGAGGCAGACAAGGACGTGTTTTACCTGGGGGGGACACTGGTCATTGAACAGGGGAAGACTGCATGTGGGCATCCTTTGCTGGATCTTATCGATGGCCAGCAACGTTTTACGACCTTGTGGCTGCTGAGTGTGGTGATGGAGCGTCTGCTCCCACCCTCAAGGGACGAGCAAGCCGCTCATAACCCTCTGACCGATTTTCGCTGTACCTGGTTTGGGGATAGTCGTGAACCACGTATCCGCTTTGCTATTCGTCCCGGTGTTAGCCGCTTTTTCACGGCGTTGCTTGATGGCCGCGCTGTGCCTGATGAGCCACAAGCGTCGGCGTTGAGCTATGCGATGCAGGTGATGGAGGGGTATTTCTCAGACAGGACTGATGAACGCAGCCGTGTTGATCTTGTCAAACTGGGCCGTTTTATTCGTGAGCGGGTACAACTGGTTCTGACCCGGGTTCCCGCTAACACGGATCTCAACAAGTTGTTTGAGGTTATCAATAATCGCGGTGTGCAATTGCAGCATCATGAAATTCTGAAGGCTCGCTTGCTGGCATTGTTGCCAGAGAGAAGTGAACGGGAAGTTTATGGTCAGATGTGGGATGCATGCTCGTTTATGGGGGCCTATGTCGAGAAGAATCTGCGTACCGTCAAGGGGCTAAAACTTATACCTCTTTATGATGCGGATGAAGCAAAACGCGATCAGGAGCGGCTCGCAGATCCCCGGGCTGTACGTGATGCCTTGCTAGCGCTTGATAATCAGCAGGACATCCAGCCTCATTCTCTGGAAGAGATCCTAAATGGTGCGGCACTCCTGACGGAGTCATCCAGTGAGGACACAAGAAATGAGGAGGCGTATGAGGCGGATGATGTGCGCAGCGTTATTGGCTTCCCCATGTTGTTGCAGCATGTGTTACGCCTCTTTCTGTTACGGTCACAGCGTGACGACATCGGCAAGATCCTGGACAAAGAGTTGTTACAGATTTTCCAGATCCACTGGCTGGAAGGGCTGTCCCAGTGTGACAAGCAGAAGCAGGCCAATGAGGTGCGTTATTTTATCGAGCTGTTGTGGCGCTGCCGCTATCTGTTCGATAAACACGTCATCAAGTGGATCAGCGATGAAAATAATGAAGAAAATCATGGTATTCGCCGGCTCAGGGTTAATGAAAGCCGAGGCTACCGGAGCCTGATCCGAGATAGCCGTGATGCTGAAAGCGACTTTGCCATGCTGCAAAGCATGCTCTATCACTCGCAGCAATTGACCACTCATTACTGGTTAACCCCGCTGCTGAATTATCTGTTGGATCATGGCGGTGAAAACGCTCATTGCTATCTCCAGTATCTGGATAACCACCTGTTGTGCAGTGAAAGTGAACAGCCTCTGATCGTGCGAACCCGTGAGTTTGTACTCAATCCATGGAGTCGGGCTTATCCGCTTCGTGATATGCAGGCGGTGCTGACCGCCAATGAGGGAACTGATTTTTCTCATTACTGGTTCTACAAGCTGGAATACATTTTGTGGGATCGCTACCGCACCCAGAAAGGAAGTGCGTGGCAGGCGTTTCGGATGACTGCCAGAAACTCGGTGGAACATGTTTCGCCACAGCAGCCTGAGTCCTTTGATACCAATCAAGTAGCCCCTGAATTACGCGACTGTTTTGGCAATTTGGGTCTGGTGTCACGCAGCATCAACTCCGAATACGGCAACAAGCCCTATGCCGAAAAACGAGCGCGCTTTCGTGAGCGAAATGCCGCAAGGGTTGATTCTCTAAAGTTGGCGCTGATTTATGAACACGAACAGTGGAATGGTGAGCTGGCGCAGGCTCATCAGCAAAAAATGATTGAAGAGTATCAGCAGTATTTTGCGGCTGTTGAACGTTATCCAGGCACCATAGGGACCTCTGCTGAAGAGTGA
- a CDS encoding GTPase encodes MLLDTLLGRYPDLHDQIAPLQALYRADPRPTVAAIGDYNTGKSALLNALMERDLFTVADRRETRQLQTGVAHGLCWLDTPGLNADPSGADDMASQQAMAQADHLLILHALGNGELAPDLLPLLEEHDATLVLTRIDECSEEAQEAALAAILQQWDGPLVLCSSTRWQLGKRVGETSVLASSGIPALRQQLMADAAGWLARRHRRFARLKGAIEQILQARQIQLQARMLKAQLQPLSARENLADRLNQIIDTLNR; translated from the coding sequence ATGCTGCTAGATACCCTGCTTGGCCGTTATCCGGACCTGCATGATCAGATCGCCCCGCTGCAGGCACTGTACCGCGCCGATCCGCGGCCAACCGTCGCCGCCATAGGCGACTACAACACCGGCAAGAGCGCCCTGCTCAACGCACTGATGGAGCGTGACCTGTTTACCGTGGCCGATCGCCGGGAGACCAGACAGTTGCAAACAGGAGTGGCCCACGGCCTCTGCTGGCTTGATACCCCCGGGCTCAATGCCGACCCGAGCGGCGCGGATGATATGGCCAGCCAGCAGGCGATGGCGCAGGCCGATCATCTGTTGATCCTCCATGCCCTCGGCAACGGTGAATTGGCCCCCGACCTGCTTCCCTTGCTGGAGGAGCACGATGCCACCCTGGTGTTAACCCGGATCGACGAGTGCAGCGAGGAGGCGCAGGAAGCAGCGCTGGCCGCCATTTTGCAGCAGTGGGATGGCCCGCTGGTACTGTGCAGCAGTACCCGCTGGCAACTGGGTAAACGAGTGGGTGAAACGTCTGTGCTGGCCAGCAGTGGCATCCCGGCCCTGCGCCAGCAATTGATGGCTGACGCTGCCGGCTGGCTTGCCCGCCGTCACCGACGCTTTGCCAGACTCAAGGGTGCGATCGAGCAGATCCTGCAGGCTCGCCAGATCCAGCTGCAAGCCAGGATGTTGAAGGCGCAGTTGCAACCGCTGTCGGCTCGGGAAAACCTGGCCGATCGTCTCAACCAGATCATCGATACCCTCAACCGTTAA
- a CDS encoding M48 family metallopeptidase: MALVTFGELTFELQRKGIKNLHINVLPPDGRVRVSAPASLSDTAIRVAVVRRLAWIRQQQAAFVAQPRQSERKMCSGETHYLWGRGYRLDVIQTDGDHSVKLQGGWIRMRVPAHYDAARREALLLEWYRQLLRQRLPVLITKWQEMLKVAPSFVGIKRMKTMWGSCKTDTARIWINLELVKKPPECLEFIIVHEMVHLLERKHNQRFISLMDLHLPNWREHREKLNKMPLAFNRWGY, encoded by the coding sequence ATGGCGTTGGTTACCTTTGGTGAGCTGACGTTCGAGTTGCAGCGCAAGGGCATCAAAAACTTGCACATCAATGTATTGCCCCCTGATGGACGGGTGCGGGTATCCGCGCCTGCTTCTTTGTCAGATACCGCCATTCGTGTTGCAGTGGTGCGAAGACTGGCCTGGATCCGACAGCAGCAGGCGGCGTTTGTTGCCCAGCCGCGTCAGAGCGAGCGCAAGATGTGTAGTGGAGAAACCCATTATCTTTGGGGACGAGGTTACCGGCTGGATGTGATTCAGACCGATGGGGACCATAGTGTCAAGTTGCAGGGGGGCTGGATCCGTATGCGAGTGCCCGCTCATTACGATGCAGCTCGTCGCGAGGCATTGTTGCTAGAGTGGTATCGTCAACTTTTACGCCAGCGTCTTCCGGTACTTATTACCAAGTGGCAGGAGATGCTCAAGGTTGCACCTTCTTTTGTCGGTATCAAACGCATGAAGACCATGTGGGGTAGCTGCAAAACAGATACTGCTCGTATCTGGATTAACCTCGAATTAGTCAAGAAGCCTCCTGAATGTCTGGAATTTATTATTGTTCACGAGATGGTGCATCTGTTAGAGCGCAAACATAACCAGCGATTTATCTCCCTGATGGATTTGCACTTGCCAAATTGGAGAGAACATCGAGAGAAGCTGAATAAGATGCCACTGGCGTTTAACCGATGGGGCTATTAA
- a CDS encoding radical SAM protein gives MQLRFDYIRQLIKVWLAHGGNRKIELAALEPLLWRDGNHQLADLVAYLKECGCTVSLTTNGSLLARHALPLKQAGVDLVRLSWHTMNPDTFAQITGQNLYHRFIDGLESAIANRLPLAINRVLLKGHCADLPEQIAFIDRHQLRLKLLDLYWMPSMAEQYERFYISPHEALNQFADISMLNAPGRSASQHGGRDRIRYQTRHGGIVEYKLGDEARRDAQQCRHCPQQADCLEGFADYLRVFPDESISLCYMRKELGHSMPSSELATLPAWLAQHQQELQMPLRLVLTGQCNFNCGFPGSTRSWCLKQGRGFSFPPRQPAAINEERIYVQNA, from the coding sequence ATGCAACTTCGTTTTGACTATATTCGCCAGTTGATCAAGGTTTGGCTGGCCCACGGTGGTAACCGAAAAATCGAGCTTGCCGCACTGGAACCCTTGCTATGGCGAGATGGCAACCATCAACTGGCTGATCTCGTCGCCTACCTTAAAGAATGTGGTTGTACGGTATCGCTCACCACCAATGGCAGCCTGCTGGCTCGTCATGCGTTGCCGCTCAAACAGGCCGGCGTTGATCTCGTACGTTTGAGCTGGCACACCATGAACCCCGACACCTTTGCCCAGATCACAGGTCAAAACCTATATCACCGCTTTATCGATGGTCTGGAGAGTGCTATCGCCAATAGGCTTCCTCTTGCCATCAATCGGGTGTTGCTGAAAGGCCACTGCGCCGATCTGCCAGAGCAGATTGCATTTATTGATCGCCACCAGCTCAGGCTCAAATTATTGGATCTCTACTGGATGCCCAGCATGGCGGAGCAATATGAACGCTTTTATATCTCTCCACATGAAGCACTTAACCAGTTTGCCGATATCAGCATGCTGAATGCCCCTGGCCGTAGCGCAAGTCAGCACGGAGGACGTGACCGTATTCGCTATCAAACCCGGCACGGTGGCATTGTCGAGTACAAGTTAGGGGATGAGGCGCGCCGTGACGCGCAGCAGTGCCGGCACTGTCCGCAACAGGCTGACTGCCTGGAGGGCTTCGCTGATTATCTGCGGGTATTTCCTGACGAGAGTATCTCGCTCTGCTATATGCGCAAGGAGCTTGGTCATTCGATGCCCTCTTCAGAACTGGCAACCCTGCCAGCCTGGCTGGCACAACATCAGCAGGAACTGCAGATGCCGCTACGGCTGGTACTAACCGGCCAATGCAACTTCAACTGCGGTTTTCCTGGCTCAACCCGCTCGTGGTGCCTCAAGCAAGGGCGAGGGTTTAGCTTTCCGCCCCGTCAACCTGCAGCGATAAATGAGGAGCGGATCTATGTCCAGAACGCTTAA
- a CDS encoding type I restriction endonuclease subunit R, with translation MTTVGQRERATQQRVVRFFCETLGYRYLGNWHTRPNNRNVEPALLTDWLMGRGTDAALIPRVLRQLERAASLGEGRQLYDANKEVYRLLRYGVKEKSGAGEQNQTVWLVDWANPEANDFAIAEEVTVAGENTKRPDLVLYVNGIALGVIELKRSTVSIGEGIRQNLDNQQQDFIRNFFTTQQLVMAGNDSQGLRYGTIKTPEKYYLEWKEADSSLDGNPLDRHLAQLCDKRRFLELIHDFIVFDSGVKKTCRHNQYFGITAAKRFIARHEGGIIWHTQGSGKSLTMVWLAKWIRENVADSRVLIITDRTELDEQIEKVFAGVEEEILRTKSGAELVRRLNEAHPWLLCSLVHKFGRHTEEEGETAERDDDEFIAELKASLPADFAAKGKLFVFVDECHRTQSGKLHGAMKSILPEALFIGFTGTPLMKKDKKKSVEVFGPFIHTYKFDEAVSDGVVLDLRYEARDIDQRVKSQAKVDEWFEVKTKALSRLGRQQLKEKWASMQKLLSSRSRLEQIVADILLDFDRKQRLADGRGNAMLVCSSVYQACKSYELFSQAGFANKCAIITSYQPNASTIKGEETGEGLTEKLAKYHIYRKMLANFFGQSEDEAGKRVEEFEAKVKQRFIDEPGRMRLLIVVDKLLTGFDAPSATYLYIDKKMADHNLFQAICRVNRLDGADKEYGYIVDYKDLFRSLEKTVKDYTAEAFEGYDKEDVAGLLKDRLAQGRQDLDDALEAVRTLCEPVKAPREELDYQHYFCCAPRANEDELLDKEALRLTLYQYVAKLIRAFTALAGEMEEAGYSASQAAAIRREVEHYSKVRDMIKVASSDHVDMKQFEPAMRQMLDLYIDADPSETLMDFEELGLLELIIERGAEGLEGAPEGLRKDPEAMAEAIENNVRRTIVDENPVNPKYYEKMSVLLDELIELRRSQAISYQEYLEKVRELAMKVKRPASGGAQTYPASVDTSAKRALYDNLGCDEVLVTRIDTAVRYTKKADWLGDRFKEREVAFAIAEEIKEYDVTVADVMTLVKAQPEYH, from the coding sequence GTGACAACTGTCGGCCAACGCGAACGAGCTACCCAGCAGCGAGTCGTCCGTTTTTTTTGCGAGACACTGGGCTATCGCTATCTGGGTAACTGGCATACCCGCCCCAATAATCGCAATGTCGAACCTGCTCTGCTGACTGACTGGTTGATGGGCCGTGGTACGGATGCCGCGCTTATTCCCCGAGTCCTGCGCCAGCTGGAGCGGGCGGCTAGCCTGGGGGAGGGGCGCCAGCTCTATGATGCCAATAAAGAGGTCTACCGCCTGTTGCGCTATGGCGTTAAGGAAAAGAGCGGGGCGGGTGAGCAGAATCAGACGGTCTGGCTGGTGGACTGGGCCAATCCTGAGGCTAACGACTTTGCTATCGCCGAGGAAGTGACTGTCGCGGGGGAGAATACCAAGCGGCCGGATCTGGTGCTCTACGTTAACGGTATTGCGCTTGGTGTGATCGAACTCAAGCGATCTACTGTCTCTATTGGTGAGGGGATCCGGCAGAACCTGGATAACCAGCAACAAGACTTTATCCGCAACTTTTTCACCACCCAACAGTTGGTTATGGCGGGTAATGACAGCCAAGGCCTGCGCTACGGCACCATCAAAACCCCTGAGAAATACTATCTGGAGTGGAAAGAGGCTGATTCTTCACTGGACGGAAACCCGTTGGATCGCCATCTTGCACAGCTCTGCGACAAGAGGCGCTTTCTTGAGTTAATTCACGACTTTATCGTGTTCGATAGTGGGGTGAAGAAGACCTGCCGCCATAACCAGTATTTTGGTATTACGGCGGCCAAGCGCTTTATTGCACGCCATGAGGGCGGGATCATCTGGCATACCCAGGGCAGCGGTAAAAGCCTGACTATGGTGTGGCTGGCCAAGTGGATCCGAGAGAATGTTGCTGATAGCCGAGTCTTGATCATCACAGACCGTACTGAACTCGATGAGCAGATAGAGAAGGTATTTGCCGGGGTTGAAGAGGAGATCCTGCGTACCAAGAGTGGGGCCGAGCTGGTACGCCGTCTTAATGAAGCACACCCTTGGTTGCTTTGCTCTTTGGTGCACAAATTTGGCCGACACACGGAAGAAGAAGGTGAGACGGCTGAGCGAGATGACGATGAATTTATCGCCGAACTAAAGGCAAGCCTGCCAGCTGATTTTGCGGCCAAGGGCAAACTCTTTGTGTTTGTGGATGAGTGCCACCGTACCCAGTCGGGCAAGTTGCATGGGGCCATGAAGAGCATATTGCCCGAGGCACTTTTTATTGGCTTCACCGGCACACCCCTGATGAAGAAGGATAAGAAGAAGTCGGTAGAGGTGTTTGGACCCTTCATTCACACCTACAAGTTTGACGAGGCGGTGAGCGATGGGGTGGTGCTGGACTTGCGTTATGAGGCCCGCGACATTGACCAACGGGTCAAGTCCCAGGCCAAGGTGGATGAATGGTTCGAGGTGAAGACCAAGGCGCTCTCCCGACTTGGTCGCCAGCAGTTAAAAGAGAAGTGGGCCTCGATGCAGAAGCTGCTCTCGAGCCGCTCACGCCTCGAGCAGATCGTGGCCGATATCCTGCTCGATTTTGACCGTAAACAGCGCCTGGCGGATGGCCGTGGCAATGCCATGCTGGTGTGCTCCAGTGTCTATCAGGCTTGCAAAAGCTATGAGCTGTTCAGTCAGGCAGGATTTGCAAACAAGTGTGCCATCATCACCAGCTATCAGCCTAATGCCAGTACCATCAAGGGGGAGGAGACTGGGGAGGGGTTGACCGAGAAGTTGGCCAAATACCACATTTATCGCAAGATGCTGGCGAACTTTTTTGGTCAGAGCGAGGATGAGGCTGGAAAGCGAGTTGAGGAGTTTGAGGCAAAGGTCAAACAGCGTTTCATCGATGAACCTGGTCGAATGCGGTTGCTGATTGTAGTCGACAAACTGTTGACTGGTTTCGATGCGCCTTCGGCTACCTACCTTTATATCGATAAAAAGATGGCCGATCACAACCTTTTTCAGGCTATCTGTCGGGTCAACCGGCTCGATGGTGCCGATAAGGAGTATGGCTATATCGTCGATTACAAGGACCTGTTTCGTTCTCTTGAGAAGACCGTCAAGGATTATACCGCCGAGGCGTTTGAAGGTTATGACAAGGAGGATGTCGCTGGGCTACTCAAAGATCGCTTGGCCCAAGGTCGGCAGGATCTTGACGACGCTCTGGAGGCAGTGCGAACGCTCTGCGAACCGGTCAAGGCTCCCCGTGAAGAGTTGGATTATCAGCATTACTTCTGCTGTGCTCCGAGGGCAAACGAAGATGAGTTGCTCGACAAGGAGGCGCTGCGTCTAACCCTTTATCAATATGTCGCCAAGCTTATCCGTGCGTTCACCGCGCTGGCGGGGGAGATGGAAGAGGCCGGTTATAGCGCGAGCCAGGCTGCTGCAATCCGTCGTGAGGTAGAGCACTACAGCAAGGTGCGCGACATGATCAAAGTAGCCAGTAGTGATCACGTCGATATGAAGCAGTTCGAGCCGGCGATGCGCCAGATGCTGGATCTCTATATTGATGCTGACCCCAGTGAAACCCTGATGGACTTTGAAGAGCTGGGACTGTTGGAGTTGATCATCGAGCGGGGGGCTGAAGGGCTTGAGGGGGCGCCTGAGGGACTGCGTAAAGACCCCGAGGCTATGGCTGAGGCGATTGAAAACAACGTGCGACGGACCATCGTCGACGAGAATCCGGTTAACCCCAAGTACTACGAAAAGATGTCGGTGCTGCTCGATGAGCTGATTGAGCTGCGTCGCTCTCAGGCTATCTCTTACCAGGAGTATCTGGAAAAGGTACGCGAGCTGGCCATGAAGGTGAAACGTCCAGCCAGCGGGGGGGCACAGACCTATCCTGCGAGTGTTGATACCTCAGCCAAGCGTGCGCTCTATGACAATTTGGGCTGCGATGAAGTGCTGGTGACCAGGATCGATACTGCCGTCAGATATACCAAAAAAGCGGACTGGCTCGGTGATCGCTTCAAAGAGCGGGAGGTTGCCTTTGCTATTGCCGAAGAGATCAAAGAGTACGATGTGACAGTCGCAGATGTGATGACCCTGGTAAAAGCCCAGCCGGAGTACCACTGA